The Mustela nigripes isolate SB6536 chromosome 11, MUSNIG.SB6536, whole genome shotgun sequence genomic interval NNNNNNNNNNNNNNNNNNNNNNNNNNNNNNNNNNNNNNNNNNNNNNNNNNNNNNNNNNNNNNNNNNNNNNNNNNNNNNNNNNNNNNNNNNNNNNNNNNNNNNNNNNNNNNNNNNNNNNNNNNNNNNNNNNNNNNNNNNNNNNNNNNNNNNNNNNNNNNNNNNNNNNNNNNNNNNNNNNNNNNNNNNNNNNNNNNNNNNNNNNNNNNNNNNNNNNNNNNNNNNNNNNNNNNNNNNNNNNNNNNNNNNNNNNNNNNNNNNNNNNNNNNNNNNNNNNNNNNNNNNNNNNNNNNNNNNNNNNNNNNNNNNNNNNNNNNNNNNNNNNNNNNNNNNNNNNNNNNNNNNNNNNNNNNNNNNNNNNNNNNNNNNNNNNNNNNNNNNNNNNNNNNNNNNNNNNNNNNNNNNNNNNNNNNNNNNNNNNNNNNNNNNNNNNNNNNNNNNNNNNNNNNNNNNNNNNNNNNNNNNNNNNNNNNNNNNNNNNNNNNNNNNNNNNNNNNNNNNNNNNNNNNNNNNNNNNNNNNNNNNNNNNNNNNNNNNNNNNNNNNNNNNNNNNNNNNNNNNNNNNNNNNNNNNNNNNNNNNNNNNNNNNNNNNNNNNNNNNNNNNNNNNNNNNNNNNNNNNNNNNNNNNNNNNNNNNNNNNNNNNNNNNNNNNNNNNNNNNNNNNNNNNNNNNNNNNNNNNNNNNNNNNNNNNNNNNNNNNNNNNNNNNNNNNNNNNNNNNNNNNNNNNNNNNNNNNNNNNNNNNNNNNNNNNNNNNNNNNNNNNNNNNNNNNNNNNNNNNNNNNNNNNNNNNNNNNNNNNNNNNNNNNNNNNNNNNNNNNNNNNNNNNNNNNNNNNNNNNNNNNNNNNNNNNNNNNNNNNNNNNNNNNNNNNNNNNNNNNNNNNNNNNNNNNNNNNNNNNNNNNNNNNNNNNNNNNNNNNNNNNNNNNNNNNNNNNNNNNNNNNNNNNNNNNNNNNNNNNNNNNNNNNNNNNNNNNNNNNNNNNNNNNNNNNNNNNNNNNNNNNNNNNNNNNNNNNNNNNNNNNNNNNNNNNNNNNNNNNNNNNNNNNNNNNNNNNNNNNNNNNNNNNNNNNNNNNNNNNNNNNNNNNNNNNNNNNNNNNNNNNNNNNNNNNNNNNNNNNNNNNNNNNNNNNNNNNNNNNNNNNNNNNNNNNNNNNNNNNNNNNNNNNNNNNNNNNNNNNNNNNNNNNNNNNNNNNNNNNNNNNNNNNNNNNNNNNNNNNNNNNNNNNNNNNNNNNNNNNNNNNNNNNNNNNNNNNNNNNNNNNNNNNNNNNNNNNNNNNNNNNNNNNNNNNNNNNNNNNNNNNNNNNNNNNNNNNNNNNNNNNNNNNNNNNNNNNNNNNNNNNNNNNNNNNNNNNNNNNNNNNNNNNNNNNNNNNNNNNNNNNNNNNNNNNNNNNNNNNNNNNNNNNNNNNNNNNNNNNNNNNNNNNNNNNNNNNNNNNNNNNNNNNNNNNNNNNNNNNNNNNNNNNNNNNNNNNNNNNNNNNNNNNNNNNNNNNNNNNNNNNNNNNNNNNNNNNNNNNNNNNNNNNNNNNNNNNNNNNNNNNNNNNNNNNNNNNNNNNNNNNNNNNNNNNNNNNNNNNNNNNNNNNNNNNNNNNNNNNNNNNNNNNNNNNNNNNNNNNNNNNNNNNNNNNNNNNNNNNNNNNNNNNNNNNNNNNNNNNNNNNNNNNNNNNNNNNNNNNNNNNNNNNNNNNNNNNNNNNNNNNNNNNNNNNNNNNNNNNNNNNNNNNNNNNNNNNNNNNNNNNNNNNNNNNNNNNNNNNNNNNNNNNNNNNNNNNNNNNNNNNNNNNNNNNNNNNNNNNNNNNNNNNNNNNNNNNNNNNNNNNNNNNNNNNNNNNNNNNNNNNNNNNNNNNNNNNNNNNNNNNNNNNNNNNNNNNNNNNNNNNNNNNNNNNNNNNNNNNNNNNNNNNNNNNNNNNNNNNNNNNNNNNNNNNNNNNNNNNNNNNNNNNNNNNNNNNNNNNNNNNNNNNNNNNNNNNNNNNNNNNNNNNNNNNNNNNNNNNNNNNNNNNNNNNNNNNNNNNNNNNNNNNNNNNNNNNNNNNNNNNNNNNNNNNNNNNNNNNNNNNNNNNNNNNNNNNNNNNNNNNNNNNNNNNNNNNNNNNNNNNNNNNNNNNNNNNNNNNNNNNNNNNNNNNNNNNNNNNNNNNNNNNNNNNNNNNNNNNNNNNNNNNNNNNNNNNNNNNNNNNNNNNNNNNNNNNNNNNNNNNNNNNNNNNNNNNNNNNNNNNNNNNNNNNNNNNNNNNNNNNNNNNNNNNNNNNNNNNNNNNNNNNNNNNNNNNNNNNNNNNNNNNNNNNNNNNNNNNNNNNNNNNNNNNNNNNNNNNNNNNNNNNNNNNNNNNNNNNNNNNNNNNNNNNNNNNNNNNNNNNNNNNNNNNNNNNNNNNNNNNNNNNNNNNNNNNNNNNNNNNNNNNNNNNNNNNNNNNNNNNNNNNNNNNNNNNNNNNNNNNNNNNNNNNNNNNNNNNNNNNNNNNNNNNNNNNNNNNNNNNNNNNNNNNNNNNNNNNNNNNNNNNNNNNNNNNNNNNNNNNNNNNNNNNNNNNNNNNNNNNNNNNNNNNNNNNNNNNNNNNNNNNNNNNNNNNNNNNNNNNNNNNNNNNNNNNNNNNNNNNNNNNNNNNNNNNNNNNNNNNNNNNNNNNNNNNNNNNNNNNNNNNNNNNNNNNNNNNNNNNNNNNNNNNNNNNNNNNNNNNNNNNNNNNNNNNNNNNNNNNNNNNNNNNNNNNNNNNNNNNNNNNNNNNNNNNNNNNNNNNNNNNNNNNNNNNNNNNNNNNNNNNNNNNNNNNNNNNNNNNNNNNNNNNNNNNNNNNNNNNNNNNNNNNNNNNNNNNNNNNNNNNNNNNNNNNNNNNNNNNNNNNNNNNNNNNNNNNNNNNNNNNNNNNNNNNNNNNNNNNNNNNNNNNNNNNNNNNNNNNNNNNNNNNNNNNNNNNNNNNNNNNNNNNNNNNNNNNNNNNNNNNNNNNNNNNNNNNNNNNNNNNNNNNNNNNNNNNNNNNNNNNNNNNNNNNNNNNNNNNNNNNNNNNNNNNNNNNNNNNNNNNNNNNNNNNNNNNNNNNNNNNNNNNNNNNNNNNNNNNNNNNNNNNNNNNNNNNNNNNNNNNNNNNNNNNNNNNNNNNNNNNNNNNNNNNNNNNNNNNNNNNNNNNNNNNNNNNNNNNNNNNNNNNNNNNNNNNNNNNNNNNNNNNNNNNNNNNNNNNNNNNNNNNNNNNNNNNNNNNNNNNNNNNNNNNNNNNNNNNNNNNNNNNNNNNNNNNNNNNNNNNNNNNNNNNNNNNNNNNNNNNNNNNNNNNNNNNNNNNNNNNNNNNNNNNNNNNNNNNNNNNNNNNNNNNNNNNNNNNNNNNNNNNNNNNNNNNNNNNNNNNNNNNNNNNNNNNNNNNNNNNNNNNNNNNNNNNNNNNNNNNNNNNNNNNNNNNNNNNNNNNNNNNNNNNNNNNNNNNNNNNNNNNNNNNNNNNNNNNNNNNNNNNNNNNNNNNNNNNNNNNNNNNNNNNNNNNNNNNNNNNNNNNNNNNNNNNNNNNNNNNNNNNNNNNNNNNNNNNNNNNNNNNNNNNNNNNNNNNNNNNNNNNNNNNNNNNNNNNNNNNNNNNNNNNNNNNNNNNNNNNNNNNNNNNNNNNNNNNNNNNNNNNNNNNNNNNNNNNNNNNNNNNNNNNNNNNNNNNNNNNNNNNNNNNNNNNNNNNNNNNNNNNNNNNNNNNNNNNNNNNNNNNNNNNNNNNNNNNNNNNNNNNNNNNNNNNNNNNNNNNNNNNNNNNNNNNNNNNNNNNNNNNNNNNNNNNNNNNNNNNNNNNNNNNNNNNNNNNNNNNNNNNNNNNNNNNNNNNNNNNNNNNNNNNNNNNNNNNNNNNNNNNNNNNNNNNNNNNNNNNNNNNNNNNNNNNNNNNNNNNNNNNNNNNNNNNNNNNNNNNNNNNNNNNNNNNNNNNNNNNNNNNNNNNNNNNNNNNNNNNNNNNNNNNNNNNNNNNNNNNNNNNNNNNNNNNNNNNNNNNNNNNNNNNNNNNNNNNNNNNNNNNNNNNNNNNNNNNNNNNNNNNNNNNNNNNNNNNNNNNNNNNNNNNNNNNNNNNNNNNNNNNNNNNNNNNNNNNNNNNNNNNNNNNNNNNNNNNNNNNNNNNNNNNNNNNNNggggggggggggggggggggggggggaccgcgccccgccgggggggggggggctccacccccccccccccccccccccccccgctcattGGCTGGCCCGGTGCCAGGAGGTGTTCCCGGCGAGTACTGGCGGGGTTCCCAAGGCAGCCTTCACTCACTCTCCCCGGCCCAGACCGGGATCCAGTTCTGTATGGTACCCTTCATTTCCTCTCCTGTGGTTCCGGGGAGCCCACACAGGTTCCCGACCCACCCGACAGGCTCCCGCTTTTGGCTGGGAGCCAGGGGTATTTGCTGGTTGGGAAGGAGAGCACATTTTCCGAAGTGAAACAAGCTGCTTCTGCACCAAACGTTCCCAAGGACCAAGGCTGTAGACAGTCCGTGTAAACAGTGGGGCTGAGGGAGATAATGTCGGATCAGGGGCTCCAAGCCCTCCGTCCCCTCATGGTGGGCAGGGGTTCCTGGCCACCCTCGGGTAACAGGCACAGGCACAGCCAGGTAGGGTGGGTAGTTTCCCACAAGTCAGAGCTTACTCTCTGGCATCCTTTGGACTTGGGCACGTCCAGCCAGGTGGGGCTCCGTGCTCTCTGCGCCGACAGAGATTTTCAGCAGGGAACTTTCCTCATTCAGAGTCTGGTGAGCTCCTGGAGTCCCCACTCCCTGGCCTCATTCCCTTATCGGAGAAGGTTCTCCGTAGAGTGCTAGGATTCCTGCCCCCGCATGCCACAGAGGGGAGAGACTGACCCTGGGGACCGGGTCTGGCGGTGAAGGAGAGGAACACCTTGGTTGGGGGACCCGCAGAGACTGAAAGGAACGATGTAGTGGAAGTTGGGGGGCCCTGGGCCTGCCTGGTGCTGACCCTGCTTTATGgtcttataaattatttcaaagagcCAGCACGGTGTcagctttttgtttgtgtttacGTCGGATGCATTAGGCTCAGACTGCTCCTGGACATGTTCGGTATCAGAGCAGTTGTGTggatggggtgtctgcttgaTCCTGGCCGTCAGGAGCTCCTTCCCCAGACCCCCGCCCCAGGAGATTCAGAGGGAGGCACTAACTTGGCTGGGGCAACGTTTCCTGCAGACTGAGCctcaaggggaaggaaggaagagaaggtccTCGGGGTCCCTACCTCTGACCTCCCGCCAGGAACTTGACCCTTGGCCTCGTGCCTGCATCTGTCTGCAAAAGAGCCGAGGAGTGCAGGGAGCGGCTCCCAGCGGGAGGGCACGGAGGGAGGATGGAGGAGTGGTGAATGCAAACGTGCTTTGTGAACGGTGTGGCACAGCGGGTGTGTTGAAAACGAACTGCACCCAGAAAACCTCCTTCCTCGCAGCTCCCACTTGCCACCTCCCCCCATTTCCCCACCATAGGAGGGGAATTGTTCTGTTCAAGGTTTAGGGATCCACACCCTGTCCAGACTCGGGATTGTCAACCCGGGAACCGTCCCCATTTGAGAGTTCCTGGCCCCTCTTCCCTTGTGCGCAAAGGTCTGGGATCGCGCCCTAAGATTCCGGGGGGCTTCACATCCGACCTGGAGCTTTCTGGCCAGGCACAATAACCTCAGCCTACCCGCTCCCCAAAGACCACACAAGCGCACGGTCCCTCCGTTGGAGCCTGTTTATTGACATGCAGAGACGGGAGCCCGCGGGGCGGGGGACTCAACGATACTTCTCGGTCAGCACCACCGACACGCCCGTCAAGAATTTATCCCACGCCGCCTGCATTTCTACGGTGAACTCGCCCTGCAGGTGGGAGGCCAGCACCACCTGGAAACACTGGATCAGCAGCTGCGGGAGAAGGGGCGGATGAAGGGGCGCTGCCTCTGCCGATTCCCTCTCCAGCCCCAACCCCGGCTGCGCGCGCGCGCGAACCCTACGAGGGCCCGGGCGGGCTCACAGGGAAGTTGGAGGGGTCCACGCGGAGCACTTGCGCGTGCAGGTCGGCGAGCGGACTCAGGGCGGCGCGCAGGTTGTCCATGTGTCGCACAGCCACGCCGACCGCCTCGAGCATGCGTTGTCCGTGGGTCAGCAGCTGAGTCTCGTCAGGGCAGAAGCCCAGGTGCTTGAAGTAGACCTTGGTGCTGGGGTAGACCGTGAAGAGCCTGACGGAGCAGGTGGGTGAGTTAGGAGGGCGGCCACGTGGGGTCCTTCCTGCGCCTGCACTACCTAGACACCCGGAAATCCCCCGTCTCGGCCCCTCCTCCGACTCAGGCTCCAACCCACTGGCACCGCCCCCCTGTGATCCTGGAAACTCCGCCTCAACCCACCTGAGCAGCAGCTCCGCCCCAAAAGACGCCTCGTGGCCGGCGATCAGGTCCCAGACCTGCGCGACCTGGGCGCGCTCTTGGGCGCTGAGCATGGCGCTGGCGGGGCGTGCTCTGGGGGCCCCTGCCGCCGCGCCGGCCTCCTTATagcctccccacaccccaggcgccccgcctGCCCTTATCTGCGGGACGGCGGCCGGAGCGCGGGGACCCTCGGCCGGCGCCGGGAAGCGTCTCCAGGCTGGGTCCCTGTGGCCGCGGAGGCCGccgcccggggcggggggtgttCCCGCAGGGACTCACGCGCTGTGCGTGAGCGCTTTTGCTGCAGACATCAGCAGGACCTGGAATAACCCCCGCGCGGGCAAAGTGAGGGCCTGTCCCGGAGACAGCCCGTGGGAGGACGCGTGAAAGAGCGCAGCGCAgggacggggcgggggcgggcgtcCTATCATGGGGCCCCGCAGCGCGGGAGCTGTGACAGCAGGCTTGGAGGAAAAGCCCCCGGAGGGTGCACACGCCCGCAGCACGCAGAGTAAAGCAACCGTTGGGCGATTGGGGCTGCAGGAGCGGAGCAAAGTCCTCTCTGGCCTGAGAACCGCATGGGCCCGCCTGCGCTGCTTTGCCGCTCCCCCACTCGGGTGCGTAGGCCCAAGGATCGCCCCAGACCACCCTTGCGGTGGCCTTCAAGCCGGTGGTGACCCTGGGGTCGGCCGCATTCCTGCCGCTCCCGCTTTCTCTCACTCCCCTATTTCCCGCCAATACTGAGAACACAAGAGCCACTTCCTCCTCATCCATTTATTGGAGAATCCGTGGAGGAATTAGGGAAGTTCGGGGCAGGGAAGGGGCGGCAGCCCGCCCTCCGTTGGGCGGCTGCGCTCAGCGGTACTTCTCGGTCAGGACGCACGACACGATGGACAGGAACTTGTCCCAGGCGGTGTGGGCGTCCGCGGTGAAGTCGGCGGGGAAGTGCGAGGCCACGGTGACCAGCAGACAGTGCGACAGGAGCTGAGGGGCGGGAGCGCGGCCCCGTGAGCGCCGGTGCGGGCGCGGGTGCGGTGGGGCGCGGGGAACGGAGCTTCCGCCCGCGCCCCTCGCCCCACCCCAGGGGACCCCAGCCCCGCGCCCACCTTGAAGTTGACCGGGTCCACGCGCAGAATGTAGGCGTGCAGCTCGCTCAGCTTGGCCAGGGCGCCCCCGATGTTGTCGATGCTCTTGACCGCCTCGCCCAGCGCGGCCACCACCTTGGCGCCGTGCACGCGCAGGTGCGCCGAGCCTGGGTGCAGGTCGAAGTGCGGGAAGTAGGTCTTGGTCTGGGGGTAGCTGGCGAAGAGCCTGCGGGCGGGGGCGACAGGCACACCTGGTGAGGCCAGCGCGCGAGTGCGCCTCGGGCGCAAAACTTACCCAGCGTTGAAAAGGCCAGCGGCCTGGAGAAGTCATACTTGAAGGCAGCACTTGAAGACATAAACATTAAGGCAAACCACTCCCGTTGAATACGATGTTGTAATTTTACACAAGGACGGGATCCCCATTGCCGCTTCCCCTCTTACCCCAGGCGCAGACAGGGCGCGGTGGAATCCCGCCCTCACCATCCCCTCGCTGGGCAACCCGTTCATTGCTTCACTGATTCCTTCCAGCCATGTTTGTGGACACCTGGGCGCTGGGCCCAGCACAAAAGACAGTCTCACAGCCACACGCCCTCTCCAtccacctcctcttcctgctccctgAGTGTCGTCCCCCTCCTCCCTGGTCCCTCCGTGCTGGGCCCTGTCCTCCCTAACCCCACACTGTGCCCTACCTGGCTCTGTGCCAGCCCACGGGGCGCCCCCTCACCTCTCCAGGGCCTGGGTGCCAATGGCTTCGGCCTGGGTGGAGATCTTGTCCCACATGGACAGGATGACGGTCCTCTCGGCTTTGGTCAGAGACATGGTGGTAGCGGAGCTGGGCGTGCTCAGGACTAGCCTCTGTGGGGTCACCCCCCAGGATCCCTTTATACAcagggaggctgggtgggggcCAGGCTGTGGCCGTTGGTCTGGAGAGGAcagggctgtgggggtggggtctCTTATCAGACCCAGCGAGGTTGGGTGGTCAGGGCCTGGTGGCCTGGCCCCTGAGGGGCTCTCACTCCAACCTCCCCAACTGGGCCACAGCTAGGGTCCACGTTGCAGGGAGATAGGGGCCAAGCCTGGGTGGAGAGTCCACATGTCAGCCCAGCCCTTGGACTGGCCTCCACAGCCCTTGTTCCTGACCCTCTGTCCTTGTGGTAGAAGGTGACCTAGAATGCCTCAGGCTCTCACAGAAGCACTCCCCCTCCTTCCTGTGCTGGCACCTCTGCACTGCCGCCTCCTTTACAGTTTGTGGAGGACTGAACCAATGTCCAtggtgggaaactgaggccagctGTCACAGGGTGTAAGTAGCAGTCTTGGCTTCAGACACTGCTCTGTAGCCCTTGCCCCACCCAGAGGAAGTTCTCCCCCAGAATCCTGACCAGGGGGACTCCCCACGCTGGGTCCCCGGGCCGGGGGTAGCTGGGCTCCTATGAAGAGCCTGGGACTCTAGGAGCCTGGGGTTCCCCTGCCCCATTCCCATCACAGCCTCTACTGTGTCTCCTCTCCCTCCTAGCGTTTTGtgtcccctttccccctcccccataagGCAACCGTTCTAATGTGCTTAACTAGTCCCTTTAGTTAGTATGTGTTCTTCCAAAGGGTACATTTTTAGGCACGTATTTTAAGTTAAGTTATAGCTtgattcttaaaatttaacataatCATTTCCTCACAAGCGCACCTTTTTTGAAATACAAGAATatttcttcaggggcacctgcgcAGCTCAGTTGGGTGAGTGtcctcagcttgggtcatgatcctggggtcctggggtcaaggtCAGAGTGgggcttctgctcagcggggagccggggagccggcttctccctctccctctgcagctccccttgcctgtgctccttctctgtcaaatcaatccaTCAGTCAgtctttttcaaaagaagaaatataggaatttttaaaagattaattgatttattatgtgagagagagagagacagagggaaagagcatcTGATGCAGACTCCCGGAGGAGCCTGACACTGGAGCTCTATCAAAGGACCCTGAGAGTCTCTCCACCAACTGagcacccacccccgcccctgtcCCCAGCGTCTCTGACAATGTTTTTCCACAGAAACAAAGGCTGCAGCACAACGATAGTGGCCCTTACCCCTCAGGGATGAGGCTTAGAGTTACTCCCCTCTGTTTGCCTATGCGCCCCTGTGTTTTCACAGGGCTCCCACACAGTCCTCGTTACTAAGCCCACCCTGTGCCATGAGGGGGAACCTGAGGTGGGCAGTTCCCGACCTCACCCTGTCTTGGTATGAGCAGGGAGTTGGGGCCTCCAGGCAGATCCCAGAGTCCAGGCCTGAGTCCGGTGGGGAGGCCCCAGTTTCCTCAGCTGACTCCCCCTGTCCCACATCCCTCGACCGTGCCCGGGGGCTGCCTTCTGGAGAGCACCTGGTGGGGCTCCCTAGGCTGCCACTCAGTTCTGCTCCTGGGCTGGGCCGGCCCTCACGGGGTGGCGGCCTGGCCTGGCGGCATTCAGGGTGACCCCTTTGATTTACACATGGGGTTGAGCTGTTGCCCACATGATGGTTTGAATCCCTGGGTTCCTTTTCGCTGGCCAGGTGATCTTGGCTTATTTCTGTCATCTGTGTtttatgaacacacacacacacacacacacacacacacacacacactttcagggttttctctaaCACATGCACTGTGCATgtatttaaggtttttaaaaaattaattaaaaaattaaacttgtgggggtacctggctggctccattggtAGAGTGTaagactcttgacctcagggttgtgagtttaagtccTGTGTTGTGTATAGAGgtgacttaaaatctttttttcttttaaagattttatttatttattcgaaagacagagatcacaagtaggcagagaggcaggcagaaaaagaggggggaacaggctccctgctcagcagagagcctgatgtggggcttgatcccaggaccctgagattgtgacctgagccgaaggcagaggcttaacccactgagccacccaggtgcccctaaaatctttaaaaatagggcactgggcagggagcctcagTCAGtcaggtggctgccttcagctgaggtcatgatcttgggatcaagtcccataatGAGTCCCACACTGAGTGCCACTCTGGAATCGTGACCCCAGCgcaaggcagccgcccaaccgaCTCAGCCCAGATGCCCCTTAATTAAACATGTTCATTGTAACAGCAATCCTGACAAGAGGACAGCTtaaagggacacttgggtggctcagctggttaagcctctgccttcggctcaggtcatgatcccagggtcctgggattgagcctcccatcgggctccttgctcagcagggagcctgcctctccctctctctatgcctctctgcccctgcctgtgctcatgcattctctccctctaacaaataaataaaatctttttggaaaagtacagcttaaaaaacaaaatttcaaaaaaaaaaattcccttttcacCTACTTACCTTCAGAGATAACCCTTCCATTATTTCCTAGGACCTTCCGCACGAATTAGGAACGCATGtgttagggggcgcctggctggctcagcccatAGAGCACGGAACTCttgttttcaaaaagatttatgtatttgaaagagagagagcacaagcaagagggacagacagagacgGAGAGTGTCGCGCAGACTCTGCGTTGAGTGTGGAgccaatttcatgaccctgaggtcacgacctgagcataaaccaagagtctgatgcttgaCGGACTGAGCTACTCTGGTGCCCTcaacatgcagctcttgatcctggggttgtgagctgagccccatgctgggcatagagatCACCaacaaacgtgtgtgtgtgtgtgtgtgtgtgtgtgtgtgagaccaTGAAACTAGGCCTGAGAGCTCAGTGGGTGTCATTCCCCCATTCCAACGTCTGGAGCTGCCAGGGTCCTCGCGCCCCCAAGAGGGGACCGGTTCACACTGTGTCCTTAAAGCCTTCCTAAAAGCTgccttttctgttcatagagaCGATGCATGGTCCTTGAGACCCCTTGAGGGAGTTTGCAGACTAGAAGGTGAATGGACATTACTTCCTCCTCACCAGGCACACTCACatgcttgtgttttcttccttcagcTGAATGACCCTGGTAACGCGTCTTCATGTCCTGCGGTCCAGCGCGTGCATACCCGTCACAACTGGCCCATGGGGCCCGCTGGAGCCGGCCATCCGAGAAGCTAAGTctgaaaccacaagtaggcattGGAGGCTCACCGTGGGGGCCCTTGCTGGCCGGGTGTTGTCATTGTCCCGGTGCGCACGGCTGAAGTCCAGCAGAAATGCTTTCTGCTTCTTACAGAGGATGAGGACAGCGCTCAGGCCCCGAGCTAGGGAGATGACCCACAGGAGACTGCCAACCCTTCCCCTGGAAATCCCTCCCAGGAGGGATCTCCAGGCCAAATGGAGGCTGTAGAGAGgactgttggggggggggtgtcacggTGTGCAGGCCTGGGCTCCTGCCTGCCCTCATGGGGCTGCCCACACATTCAAGTCTCCAGAGCCACCGGAACAAACAGGCACTGGTTGTTTGCGGTGGAaaggatccctgggatcatgtgGGGTCCAatggaaactgaggtccagagcagaggagaggctgggcaCAGTCACAAAACCCATAGGAGACTCAGTCTCAGGCCTCTGTTTGCCAAAGGCCCGCTCCTGGCAGGCAGCTCCTGGACAGCCAGGTACGTGGGACCACTCCGTGTGCCCTACGCCCGTGGTTGGGCAGGAGTCCTTCTGGGTCCATGTCCACCCTGGAGAAGGGGGTCCCACCTTGGGCGCCGCCCCTCAGAACAGAGTTTCTCTGTGGCCCTGAGAAGGGCCAGGCAAGGAGCCAGAACCATCTCCGGCAGGTTCCCGAAAGCCCCCAGAAGCTCCATGGGATCTTTCCAGGTGGCATCTGACCCTGCCCTGAGCCAGGCCGGCTCTAACAGCTGGGGGCACAGCACGGGACCCACGGACAGAAACCCCTGCTGGCCAGAGCCTCTGCTCTAGAGCGGAAGCCCTACAATGCAGAGAGAGCGCAACAGGCAAGCACAGCAGCTACCACCCTGACCCTGGGCTGCCGCCCCACAGCCTCCTGTGACGGCGACAACCAAAGCCCCAGGTGAGCATGGAGGAACTGCAGGGGAGCTCAGCATCCCTGTCCTGGCAGAGAAGGCTTCTAGGTAAGGAGTTTCAAGCTACGGGATCATCGGGCTACTCCCACTTCTCGGCAGCATCCCATCGAAGGCAAAGCCCCGCTTCCTCGGGCCCTGATTGTTAAACACCAGGCCCAGCTCTCTAGCTCAGAGGCCCAGCATGTCCCGCGCTCTGCCTCTCACCCTACCTTTTCTCCAAATCAGTGAATTTTCGAACAGTCCAGGCAAGGTGTCTCGTAGAACACGGTCTGTTTTGGGTTGGTCTGCTGGTTTGCctgaagtgggttttttttttagatggatCCTTTATCTGTATATTTCCAGTACACTAGAAGTCAGAGCTAAAGGCCAGAAGTCAGGGCTTGGTTGGTGAAgtgtctgattttggctcaggtcatgatcctgaactacaggggtgccttggtggctcagttgttgagcctctgccttcagttcaggtcatgatccca includes:
- the HBM gene encoding hemoglobin subunit mu; this translates as MLSAQERAQVAQVWDLIAGHEASFGAELLLRLFTVYPSTKVYFKHLGFCPDETQLLTHGQRMLEAVGVAVRHMDNLRAALSPLADLHAQVLRVDPSNFPLLIQCFQVVLASHLQGEFTVEMQAAWDKFLTGVSVVLTEKYR
- the LOC132027104 gene encoding hemoglobin subunit zeta; this translates as MSLTKAERTVILSMWDKISTQAEAIGTQALERLFASYPQTKTYFPHFDLHPGSAHLRVHGAKVVAALGEAVKSIDNIGGALAKLSELHAYILRVDPVNFKLLSHCLLVTVASHFPADFTADAHTAWDKFLSIVSCVLTEKYR